The Bacteroidota bacterium genome window below encodes:
- a CDS encoding DUF4153 domain-containing protein, whose protein sequence is MKIPSLTLLYEDAMETLQRFPFVILVSILGSILMMYLIEIEAEPGRDYQRLYNVVMCCGLGISFLLSLTLRNEVFKLPTGKNYLIQGAGIILLAVYYFTLPADLGLIEITRFLLFALGFHLLVSFTAFMNSDVEHQQNIDAFWRFNKLFFLRILTSVLFSGVLYAGLSVAILSFNELFEMHIKGKIYAQLFFLILGVFNTWFFLAGIPENLNDFYQEEVYPKALKLFTQFVLLPLVTIYLVILYLYMGKIIILWNLPVGWVSYLILCFSIAGIFSLLLIYPIRNYEENKWIKVFSKSFYIALLPLIVLLFIAILTRLFEYGITEKRYFVFVLACWLTFISLYFLFSKKKNIKLIPITLCLLCFITSFGPWGAFSVSQRSQMSRLEKLLTDNKILVDGKIKPMDKTAHQNISDNDEGNISSIVHFFAERKSIDVLQKWFDSSLDSINSKNSYSQPGDVMKLMGLQYKSYFRENYNSEKKNYFNYYFDRSTVTKISDYDYYSPLSVYRQNEEKDFLPDSTYVIKIDSNKIGITLLREPAMMRVDLNGAEISVYNFNPLIDSLKAEDLYKKLPADKGNFIIDNNKIKLNFNLESMGGYFKGKTPMINSIAGNVLIKIKK, encoded by the coding sequence ATGAAAATTCCTTCCCTTACCCTGCTTTATGAAGATGCAATGGAAACACTGCAAAGATTTCCATTTGTAATTTTAGTGTCAATTCTCGGTTCAATTCTTATGATGTATCTTATAGAAATTGAAGCGGAGCCGGGAAGAGACTATCAGCGTTTATACAATGTAGTTATGTGCTGCGGACTGGGAATTTCATTTCTGCTTTCACTTACATTACGCAATGAAGTTTTCAAGCTGCCAACAGGAAAAAATTATCTCATTCAGGGAGCAGGTATAATTTTGCTTGCTGTTTATTATTTTACACTTCCTGCCGACCTCGGCTTAATTGAAATTACAAGATTTCTTCTTTTTGCTTTAGGTTTTCATCTGCTGGTTTCTTTCACGGCATTCATGAATTCTGATGTTGAACATCAACAGAACATTGATGCATTCTGGAGGTTCAATAAATTATTTTTCCTGCGAATACTTACATCGGTTCTGTTCTCTGGCGTTTTATATGCAGGGCTATCAGTTGCTATTCTTTCTTTTAACGAGCTTTTCGAGATGCACATTAAGGGAAAAATTTATGCTCAGCTTTTCTTTTTAATACTCGGTGTTTTTAATACATGGTTCTTTCTTGCAGGCATTCCGGAAAACTTAAATGATTTTTATCAGGAAGAAGTTTACCCAAAAGCATTAAAGCTCTTTACACAGTTTGTTCTGCTTCCGCTGGTTACAATTTACCTTGTGATACTGTATCTGTACATGGGAAAAATTATCATTCTGTGGAATCTTCCTGTGGGATGGGTATCATATTTGATATTATGTTTCTCAATAGCGGGAATTTTTTCGCTGCTTCTTATATACCCTATAAGAAATTATGAAGAGAACAAGTGGATAAAGGTTTTCTCAAAATCATTTTATATTGCACTCCTTCCTTTAATAGTTTTGCTTTTTATCGCAATATTAACAAGGCTGTTTGAATATGGAATTACAGAAAAAAGATATTTCGTATTTGTGCTAGCATGCTGGCTTACATTTATATCACTTTATTTTTTGTTCAGCAAAAAGAAAAATATAAAATTAATTCCTATAACACTCTGCCTGCTTTGCTTTATCACATCATTCGGTCCGTGGGGAGCTTTCTCAGTATCTCAGCGCAGCCAGATGAGCAGACTTGAAAAACTATTAACAGACAATAAAATATTAGTTGACGGAAAAATTAAGCCGATGGATAAAACTGCTCATCAGAACATAAGCGATAATGATGAGGGCAATATCAGTTCAATAGTTCATTTCTTTGCAGAAAGAAAATCAATTGATGTCCTGCAAAAATGGTTTGATTCCAGCCTGGATTCAATTAACAGTAAAAATTCTTATTCACAACCGGGAGATGTAATGAAACTAATGGGACTGCAATATAAATCTTACTTCAGGGAAAACTATAACTCTGAAAAGAAAAATTATTTCAATTATTATTTCGATAGAAGCACAGTGACTAAAATTTCTGATTACGATTATTATTCTCCTCTAAGTGTTTACAGACAAAACGAAGAAAAAGATTTTCTACCTGATTCCACCTATGTAATTAAAATAGATTCAAACAAAATAGGAATTACACTACTGAGAGAGCCTGCAATGATGCGGGTCGACCTTAACGGAGCAGAGATATCTGTGTATAACTTTAATCCGCTGATTGACAGTTTAAAAGCAGAAGATCTATATAAAAAGCTGCCGGCTGATAAAGGAAACTTTATAATTGATAACAATAAAATAAAACTGAACTTCAATCTGGAAAGCATGGGAGGTTACTTCAAAGGCAAGACACCTATGATAAACTCAATTGCAGGTAATGTTCTTATTAAAATAAAAAAGTAA
- the radA gene encoding DNA repair protein RadA produces MSKLKSKYVCQNCGYASPRWSGKCPECGLWNTLVEEIIDTHTEKLARKVELKSQSANIKLITEIETFGENRIQTGIEELDRVLGGGIVGGSVILIGGDPGIGKSTLMLQIADKIKDKRILYVSGEESALQIKMRSDRLNFHLENFYILSETNLEIIQAVIDSEEPELIVIDSIQTVHRNDIESAPGTVSQLRESTALLINIAKTKNIPIFVVGHITKDGMIAGPKILEHMVDVVLQFEGERTHAYRILRGIKNRFGSTNEIGIFEMTEMGLNEVKNPSEVFLSQRNYGASGCSISSAIEGTRPILIEVQALVSATSYGIPQRTSMGFDYKRLNIMLAVLEKKLGFHLNKADVFLNIAGGVKIDETAIDLAVAMSICSSYKDIPIDSETVILGEIGLSGEVRTISYLDKRVNEAAKLGFKRIIVPKSNLKGYNTKKDFEIIGVEKIKDALDKLF; encoded by the coding sequence CTGTCAAAATTAAAAAGTAAATACGTCTGTCAGAACTGCGGCTATGCAAGTCCCCGCTGGAGCGGTAAATGCCCCGAGTGCGGATTATGGAACACGCTTGTCGAAGAAATTATTGATACTCATACGGAAAAACTTGCGCGCAAAGTTGAACTTAAAAGCCAGAGCGCAAACATAAAATTAATTACGGAAATTGAGACCTTTGGAGAGAACAGAATTCAGACAGGCATTGAAGAGCTTGACAGAGTTTTAGGAGGCGGAATTGTCGGAGGCTCAGTAATTCTCATAGGTGGAGATCCCGGTATAGGGAAGTCAACTCTGATGCTACAGATTGCCGATAAGATAAAAGACAAAAGAATTTTATATGTGAGCGGTGAAGAATCTGCACTGCAGATAAAAATGCGAAGCGACAGACTGAATTTTCATCTGGAAAATTTTTATATTCTATCTGAGACAAATCTTGAAATAATACAAGCCGTTATTGACAGCGAAGAGCCTGAGCTGATTGTAATTGATTCGATACAGACGGTTCACCGCAACGATATTGAAAGCGCGCCGGGGACGGTATCGCAGCTGCGGGAATCTACAGCCCTTCTTATTAATATTGCAAAAACAAAAAACATCCCTATATTTGTAGTCGGGCACATTACTAAAGACGGTATGATTGCCGGACCGAAAATTCTTGAGCATATGGTAGACGTTGTGCTACAGTTTGAAGGAGAACGAACCCATGCTTACAGAATTTTGCGTGGGATAAAAAACCGTTTCGGTTCAACGAATGAAATAGGTATTTTTGAAATGACGGAAATGGGATTAAATGAAGTTAAAAATCCCAGTGAAGTTTTTTTATCGCAAAGAAATTACGGAGCATCGGGCTGCAGTATCTCTTCTGCAATTGAAGGAACCCGTCCGATTTTGATTGAAGTACAGGCGCTGGTATCAGCTACGAGTTATGGAATTCCGCAGAGGACTTCGATGGGATTTGATTACAAGAGACTGAACATTATGCTTGCGGTGCTTGAGAAGAAACTTGGCTTTCATTTAAACAAAGCCGACGTGTTTTTAAATATTGCAGGGGGTGTGAAGATAGATGAGACGGCAATTGATTTAGCTGTTGCAATGAGTATATGTTCGAGTTATAAAGATATTCCGATAGACTCTGAGACAGTTATTCTGGGAGAAATAGGATTATCGGGTGAAGTGAGGACGATTTCATATTTAGATAAAAGAGTTAACGAAGCGGCAAAGCTGGGCTTCAAAAGAATTATTGTTCCGAAGAGTAATCTTAAAGGTTATAATACGAAGAAGGATTTTGAAATTATTGGAGTGGAAAAGATAAAAGATGCGCTCGATAAGTTGTTTTAA
- a CDS encoding HDIG domain-containing protein produces the protein MTSTELLHQYIKNENLRKHCYAVDACMRYYAKQLGEDENKWGDAGLLHDLDWEMYPDTHPNTAVPILEEHGYDKEFIDAVLGHAYPDRTNVPRETNLAKYLFACDEITGFVTAYSLMKPDGMNSVEAKSIIKKMKDKAFARNVSRDDIKLAAEEIGIPLEEHITNVISILKSDSRLN, from the coding sequence ATGACTTCAACAGAATTACTCCATCAGTACATTAAAAACGAAAATCTCCGTAAGCACTGCTATGCAGTAGATGCATGCATGAGATATTATGCAAAACAGCTTGGCGAAGATGAAAACAAATGGGGAGATGCAGGACTGCTCCATGATCTCGACTGGGAAATGTACCCTGATACACATCCGAATACTGCAGTACCAATCCTTGAAGAACACGGTTATGATAAAGAGTTTATAGATGCAGTTTTAGGGCATGCATACCCCGATAGAACTAATGTTCCCAGAGAAACTAACCTTGCAAAATATCTCTTTGCATGTGATGAGATAACAGGATTTGTAACTGCGTACTCATTAATGAAACCGGACGGAATGAATAGCGTAGAAGCAAAGAGCATCATTAAGAAGATGAAGGATAAAGCTTTTGCAAGAAACGTAAGCCGCGATGATATAAAGCTTGCCGCAGAAGAAATAGGTATTCCTCTTGAAGAGCATATTACAAATGTTATAAGTATTTTAAAAAGTGACAGCAGATTAAATTAA
- a CDS encoding ABC transporter ATP-binding protein has protein sequence MEVISTKNLRKEYQGSGFSKDKITALKNFSFNVQEGDIFGLLGPNGAGKTTLVKVLLGIVYPTEGEVSIFGESIKNEKYKKRVGYLPENHKFPNYLTGEQVLHYFGMLSGLTKSEVKSRSDEYLRIVDMEKWKKTKIKKYSKGMMQRLGIAQAMINEPDLIFLDEPTDGVDPIGRKEIRDILIGLKEKRKTIFLNSHLLSEIELVCNKVAILNKGELIKEGTIDEITSSGNQHTFATSDLSDAVINILLSQHFATLHGKNEFLVNSDSPEVLNSIIDMLRKNNVNILTLTKEKNSLENMFINLIGQQN, from the coding sequence ATGGAAGTAATTTCAACAAAGAATTTAAGAAAAGAGTATCAGGGTAGCGGATTTAGCAAAGATAAAATCACTGCTCTGAAAAATTTTTCTTTCAATGTTCAGGAAGGCGATATATTCGGTCTGCTTGGTCCCAACGGCGCAGGAAAGACAACGCTTGTAAAAGTCCTGCTCGGAATTGTTTACCCGACTGAAGGAGAAGTTTCCATCTTCGGCGAGAGCATTAAGAATGAAAAGTATAAAAAAAGAGTCGGTTACCTTCCCGAGAATCACAAGTTCCCGAATTATCTTACGGGCGAACAGGTTCTGCATTACTTCGGAATGTTAAGCGGACTTACAAAGTCTGAGGTGAAATCACGCAGCGATGAATATCTGAGAATAGTCGATATGGAAAAATGGAAGAAGACAAAGATAAAAAAATATTCAAAAGGAATGATGCAGCGCCTCGGCATTGCTCAGGCAATGATAAATGAACCCGATTTGATTTTCCTTGATGAACCTACTGACGGAGTTGATCCGATTGGAAGAAAAGAGATTAGAGATATATTAATCGGACTGAAAGAAAAAAGAAAAACTATTTTTCTTAACTCGCATTTATTAAGCGAAATTGAATTAGTCTGCAACAAAGTTGCTATTCTCAACAAAGGCGAGCTGATAAAAGAAGGCACCATTGATGAAATTACTTCAAGCGGCAATCAGCATACATTTGCCACTTCGGATTTATCAGATGCAGTAATAAATATTTTACTGAGCCAGCACTTTGCAACTCTTCACGGCAAAAATGAATTTTTAGTGAATTCAGATTCACCTGAAGTGCTCAATTCAATTATAGATATGCTAAGAAAGAACAATGTGAACATTTTAACCTTAACGAAAGAAAAGAATTCACTTGAAAATATGTTCATTAACTTAATCGGTCAGCAAAATTAA
- a CDS encoding NYN domain-containing protein gives MNTIIIDGNNLLHKIPSFKKSFSASPDNTRRTLVEAVKGRVKIKAKIIFVFDGHSDDKVHNVIYSGAKTADEIIRKFIEENYNKNSIKVVSSDNEITALAKVCGCEVSSSEKFWEEINHSSPTKGKNINQLYIYDKAEKEKPNGMSRKDFNEYLKHFT, from the coding sequence ATGAATACAATTATCATAGACGGCAATAATCTTTTACATAAAATTCCTTCTTTTAAGAAGAGCTTCAGCGCAAGTCCCGATAACACGCGGCGTACATTAGTCGAAGCAGTTAAAGGAAGAGTAAAAATTAAAGCAAAGATAATTTTTGTTTTTGACGGTCACAGCGATGATAAAGTTCACAACGTAATTTACTCAGGCGCAAAAACGGCAGATGAAATTATAAGAAAGTTTATAGAAGAGAATTACAATAAGAATTCGATTAAAGTAGTAAGCTCCGATAACGAAATAACTGCGCTGGCAAAAGTCTGCGGATGCGAAGTGAGCAGCAGTGAAAAATTCTGGGAAGAGATAAATCATTCTTCCCCTACAAAAGGAAAAAATATCAACCAGTTATATATTTACGATAAAGCTGAAAAAGAAAAACCGAACGGAATGAGCAGGAAAGATTTTAACGAATACTTAAAACATTTCACATAG
- the lpcA gene encoding D-sedoheptulose 7-phosphate isomerase: MDQIKENFIEAQKVLEKFLSDDANFEKIKSAGDLMVDALNKGGKIISCGNGGSMCDAMHFAEELTGRFRDDRRAIGAVSISDASHLTCVGNDYGFDRIFSRYVEGLGREGDVLLAISTSGNSKNILNAVDAARERGMKVVGLTGKDGGKMATVCDVEIRSPQSKYSDRVQEIHIKVIHTLIDYIERNLKN; the protein is encoded by the coding sequence ATGGACCAAATAAAAGAAAATTTTATTGAAGCTCAGAAAGTTCTGGAAAAATTTCTTTCAGACGATGCTAATTTTGAAAAGATAAAATCGGCAGGTGATTTAATGGTTGATGCTTTGAACAAAGGAGGAAAAATTATTTCGTGCGGTAACGGCGGCTCAATGTGCGATGCAATGCACTTTGCGGAAGAGCTCACTGGAAGATTCAGAGATGACAGGAGAGCAATCGGCGCTGTTTCAATATCGGATGCATCACATTTAACATGTGTTGGTAACGATTACGGATTCGACAGAATTTTTTCGCGATATGTTGAAGGTCTGGGAAGAGAAGGTGATGTATTGCTTGCCATTAGCACTAGCGGTAACTCAAAAAATATCCTTAATGCAGTTGATGCTGCTAGAGAAAGAGGAATGAAAGTGGTCGGCTTGACAGGCAAAGACGGGGGTAAGATGGCAACGGTCTGCGATGTTGAGATACGTTCGCCGCAATCGAAGTATTCGGACAGAGTTCAGGAAATTCACATTAAAGTCATTCATACTTTAATAGATTACATAGAAAGAAATTTAAAAAATTAA
- the asnS gene encoding asparagine--tRNA ligase: protein MERVYINKISEHVDKEVTIKGWLYNIRSSGKLMFPEFRDGSGLIQGVVSKKEVSEKIWEDFGKLTQESSVIVKGKVSKHPKKENVYELQVTDLEIVQIAEEYPITPKEHGIEFLMDRRHLWLRSQRQVAIMKVRNEIVQSIRDYFYKEGFVLFDTPIFTPNAVEGTSTLFSTDYFDLGKAYLSQSGQLYAESGAMALGKVYTFGPTFRAENSMTRRHITEFWMMEPEMAYYDIDDDMDLIEDFLEYVVQRVIKNCKTELETLERDVTKLEKVKKPFPRVTYDEAIEILRKKDIPLIRKTANGEEQIRPFPWGEDFGAPHEEAIVEDYDKPVMVHRWPAEAKAFYMKRDPNDPKIALGVDVLAPEGFGEIIGGSQREDNLDLLVERIHEHKLPMEVFEWYLDLRRFGSVPHSGFGMGLERMVSWICNLEHIREAIPFARRPNRIRP from the coding sequence ATGGAAAGAGTATACATAAACAAAATATCGGAACATGTAGATAAAGAAGTCACGATTAAAGGCTGGCTTTACAACATCCGTTCATCAGGAAAATTAATGTTTCCCGAGTTCAGAGACGGCTCAGGATTAATCCAGGGAGTTGTATCTAAAAAAGAAGTTTCAGAAAAGATCTGGGAAGACTTCGGCAAACTGACTCAGGAATCTTCCGTAATAGTCAAAGGTAAAGTAAGCAAGCATCCGAAAAAAGAAAATGTATATGAACTTCAGGTTACTGATCTTGAAATAGTTCAGATTGCAGAAGAATATCCTATCACTCCGAAGGAACATGGAATTGAATTCTTAATGGATAGACGTCACTTATGGCTGCGCTCACAAAGACAGGTTGCAATTATGAAGGTAAGAAATGAGATTGTCCAATCCATCAGAGATTATTTTTACAAAGAAGGTTTCGTTTTATTCGATACACCTATATTCACACCAAACGCAGTAGAAGGAACAAGCACATTGTTCTCAACCGATTACTTTGATTTAGGCAAAGCTTATTTATCGCAGTCGGGACAGCTTTACGCAGAGTCCGGCGCAATGGCACTAGGGAAAGTTTATACGTTCGGTCCTACTTTCAGAGCAGAGAACTCGATGACTAGAAGACATATTACTGAGTTCTGGATGATGGAACCTGAGATGGCTTACTATGATATAGATGACGATATGGATTTAATCGAAGACTTCCTTGAATACGTTGTGCAGAGAGTTATTAAAAACTGTAAGACTGAACTTGAAACTCTTGAAAGAGATGTAACTAAGCTTGAGAAAGTAAAAAAACCTTTCCCGCGCGTAACTTACGATGAGGCAATTGAAATTTTAAGAAAGAAAGATATTCCGCTTATAAGAAAAACAGCAAACGGCGAAGAGCAGATAAGACCTTTCCCATGGGGGGAGGACTTCGGGGCTCCGCATGAAGAAGCAATTGTTGAAGACTACGATAAACCTGTAATGGTTCACCGCTGGCCTGCAGAAGCAAAGGCATTTTATATGAAGCGTGACCCGAACGATCCGAAGATAGCTCTTGGAGTTGACGTACTTGCTCCCGAAGGATTCGGAGAAATTATCGGCGGCTCACAAAGAGAAGATAACCTCGATTTACTTGTTGAAAGAATTCATGAGCACAAACTTCCTATGGAAGTATTTGAGTGGTATCTGGATTTAAGAAGATTCGGAAGCGTTCCTCACTCAGGTTTCGGTATGGGACTTGAAAGAATGGTAAGCTGGATCTGCAATCTTGAACATATCCGTGAAGCAATTCCGTTTGCAAGAAGGCCGAACAGAATTCGTCCTTAA
- a CDS encoding ABC transporter permease has protein sequence MIFKTLISGVLREAIAKKIFLGFFIISTLILLGFLVFLNTESVTGVAAMAGNDINEFVIGSETFILSVSYLLLITFCLIGVSSIIPSMLEKGNIDLLLSKPVSRSTIILGKFTGGLILIFGSLVYLLGGVWLMVSLKFGYWNASFLSSIFMLTFSFAVIYSLVIFIGIISQSSILSILINIFLIFLICPFLASRETFLFQFVTNNVGQFIINFFYYILPKPGDLQVITANIIKKEKIESWQPVVTSALFLITFLSASIYLFKKKDY, from the coding sequence GTGATTTTTAAAACACTTATATCAGGAGTTCTCAGAGAAGCCATCGCAAAGAAAATTTTTCTCGGCTTCTTTATAATATCCACACTTATACTTCTCGGCTTTCTTGTATTTTTAAATACAGAGTCAGTCACGGGAGTAGCCGCAATGGCAGGTAACGATATCAATGAATTTGTAATCGGCTCGGAAACATTTATACTCAGTGTTTCTTACCTATTACTTATTACTTTCTGCCTTATCGGAGTTTCTTCTATTATTCCGTCGATGCTTGAAAAAGGAAACATTGATTTATTGTTATCCAAACCTGTATCAAGGTCAACAATCATTTTAGGCAAATTCACAGGCGGTTTGATTTTAATATTCGGAAGTCTTGTGTATCTTCTCGGAGGTGTATGGCTTATGGTTTCGCTGAAGTTCGGCTACTGGAACGCATCGTTCCTTTCATCAATCTTCATGCTTACATTTTCATTCGCAGTTATATACTCACTAGTTATTTTCATAGGTATAATTTCGCAAAGTTCGATACTTTCAATTTTAATAAATATATTTTTAATATTTTTAATCTGTCCCTTCTTAGCTTCACGTGAGACATTTTTATTTCAGTTCGTTACAAACAATGTCGGGCAGTTCATAATTAATTTCTTCTATTATATTTTGCCGAAGCCCGGAGATCTTCAGGTTATTACAGCAAATATAATAAAGAAGGAAAAGATAGAATCGTGGCAGCCAGTAGTAACTTCAGCTCTATTTCTGATAACTTTTTTATCTGCATCAATTTATCTTTTTAAAAAGAAAGATTATTAA
- the fbp gene encoding class 1 fructose-bisphosphatase produces MISKTFYRHIIDQERNIPDATGQLSDLLADIALACKIISLEVNRAGLIDILGFTGDENVQGEAVKKLDVYANDMLTNTMKAGGHICAVCSEEEEEFIPLEDKYILNNTISNKYICHFDPLDGSSNIEANISIGTIFSIYKRISESGPGTEADCLQRGTEQVAAGYVVYGSSTFLVYTAGKGVHGFTLDPTVGEFLLSYENMQIPKKSKTYSTNEGNYCKWSEGMKKYINYLKEEDKETNRPYSSRYVGSLVADFHRNLLYGGIFIYPADKKNKNGKLRLMYEANPLAFIVEQAGGRASTGKERILEVVPQALHQRVPLFIGSEEDVLLAEKFLKEND; encoded by the coding sequence ATGATAAGCAAAACCTTTTACAGACATATAATTGACCAGGAAAGAAATATTCCTGATGCAACAGGACAACTTTCCGATTTGCTTGCCGATATTGCATTAGCATGTAAAATAATTTCACTGGAAGTAAACAGGGCGGGCTTAATAGATATACTTGGGTTTACAGGCGATGAAAATGTTCAGGGTGAAGCTGTAAAAAAACTTGATGTGTATGCAAACGATATGCTGACAAATACAATGAAGGCAGGCGGGCATATCTGTGCAGTGTGTTCGGAGGAAGAAGAGGAGTTTATCCCGCTTGAAGATAAATATATCCTGAACAACACAATCAGCAATAAATATATTTGTCACTTCGATCCGCTTGACGGCTCATCGAATATAGAAGCAAATATTTCCATAGGAACAATTTTTTCAATCTATAAAAGAATTTCTGAAAGCGGTCCCGGCACGGAAGCTGACTGCCTGCAAAGAGGCACTGAACAGGTTGCGGCAGGATATGTTGTTTACGGCTCAAGTACGTTTTTAGTTTATACAGCAGGTAAAGGGGTGCATGGATTTACGCTTGACCCTACAGTCGGTGAATTTTTACTGAGCTATGAAAATATGCAGATTCCTAAAAAATCGAAAACGTATTCTACTAACGAAGGAAATTATTGCAAGTGGTCGGAAGGAATGAAAAAATATATAAATTACCTGAAAGAAGAAGATAAAGAAACTAACAGACCTTACTCGTCAAGATACGTCGGCTCGCTTGTTGCAGACTTCCATCGTAATTTATTATACGGCGGAATTTTTATTTATCCTGCCGATAAGAAAAACAAGAACGGAAAATTAAGACTGATGTATGAAGCGAATCCGCTTGCATTTATTGTTGAGCAGGCAGGCGGCAGAGCATCTACAGGCAAAGAAAGAATATTAGAGGTTGTTCCTCAGGCGCTGCATCAGAGAGTTCCGTTGTTTATCGGAAGTGAAGAAGATGTACTGTTAGCAGAAAAGTTTTTGAAAGAGAACGATTAA